The Microbaculum marinisediminis sequence CCTGCAGCTGATGGAACAGCCCGGACTCAACATCGGCTACCTCGCCTACAACACCATGCAGGCCCCCTTCGACAACCCGAAGGTCCGCAAGGCGCTCAACATGGCGATCAACAAGGACGCCATCCTCGAGGCGGTCTACCAGGGCGCCGGCACGAAGGCGAAGAATCCCATCCCGCCGACCATGTGGGGCTACAACGACGCCATCCAGGACGACCCCTACGATCCTGACGCGGCGAAGGCGATGCTCGACGAGGCCGGCGTGACGGACCTCAAGATGAAGATCTGGGCGATGCCGGTGCAGCGGCCCTACAACCCGAACGCCCGCCGCATGGCCGAGCTGATCCAGGCCGATTTCGCCAAGGTCGGCGTGGGCGTCGAGATCGTCTCCTACGAGTGGGGCGAGTACCTGAACCTGTCGAAGGAGACGGACCGCGACGGCGCGGTTCTGCTTGGCTGGACCGGCGACAACGGCGATCCGGACAACTTCCTGGCCGTGCTGCTGGGTTGCGACGGCGTCGGCGGCGCCAATCGCGCCCACTGGTGCAACGAGGACTTCGACGCGCTGGTCCAGAAGGCCAAGATCATCAGCGACCAGGAAGCCCGCGCCAAGCTCTACGAGGACGCCCAGGTGGTGTTCAAGGAACAGGCGCCCTGGGCGACCATTGCCCATTCGGTCGTGTTCATGCCGATGCGCAAGGAAGTCACCGGCTACAAGATGGATCCGCTCGGCAGCCATCGTTTCGACGGCGTCGATCTCGCCGAGTGACGACACCATTCGCGGGGCGCCGGGATGACCGGCGCCCCGATTTTCCGTCCGCCACCATGCGCCTGACCAACCGACCGGCCCGACCGAAGGCTGCGGACAAGAGCGATGCGTCCCTCCGGTATTCGGTCGACAACGGCCGTGTCATCCGTTTCTATCTCATCGAAGGCCGGCACGACCGCGGCGGTGTTCAGGGCGACGCAGATGCGCCGGACGCCTCCGGCGGGTGTCCCGGCCACGGTATGCCTATGATCCCGATGCCACGCGAGGCCGCCTGACCGCCATGCTGCGCTTCCTGATCAACCGTATCGGCCTCCTGATCCCGACCTTCATCGGCGTGACGATCGTCGCGTTCCTGTTCATCCGCATGCTCCCGGGCGATCCGGTGCTTCTGCTCGCCGGCGAGCGCGGCATCACGCCGGACCGCTACGCCGAGCTGTTGCATTCCTACGGCTTCGACCGGCCCCTGTGGGAGCAGTACCTGTCCTATCTGAACCAGCTCCTGCACGGCGATCTCGGCACCTCGATCGTCACCAAGAAGCCGGTGCTCCAGGAATTCCTCACCCTGTTCCCCGCGACCGTCGAGTTGGCGCTGTGCGCCATGTTCCTGGCCACGCTCATCGGCCTTCCCGCCGGCATCGTCGCGGCCGTCAAGCGCGGTTCCGCCTTCGACCATTCGGTCATGTCGACGGCGCTGGTGGGCTATTCGATGCCGATCTTCTGGTGGGCGCTGCTGCTGATCATCGTCTTCTCCGGCTGGCTCGGCTGGACGCCGGTGTCGGGGCGCATCTCGTTGATCTATTTCTTCGAGCCGGTCACTGGCTTCATGCTGATCGACTCGCTGCTCTCCGGCCAGAAGGGCGCCTTCGCCTCGGCCGTGTCGCACCTGATTCTGCCCTCGATCGCGCTCGGCACGATCCCGCTTGCCGTCATCGCGCGGCAGACGCGCTCGGCGATGCTCGAGGTGCTGTCGGAGGACTACGTGCGCACCGCCCGGGCCAAGGGGCTGGCGCCGGCGCGGGTCATCGGCGTCCACGCCCTGCGCAATGCGCTGATCCCGGTCGTCACCGTCATCGGCCTGCAGACCAGCCTGTTGTTTGCCGGTGCGATCCTCACCGAGACGATCTTCTCCTGGCCCGGCGTCGGCAAGTGGATGGTCGATTCGATCTCGCGGCGCGACTATCCCTCCGTCCAGGGCGGCCTGCTGATGATCGCCGCGATCGTCATGATCGTGAACCTGATGGTCGATCTGCTCTACGGCCTGATCAACCCCCGTATCCGCTACGAGAGGTAGGCGATGTCGGATATCACCCGAAACGGCCGCCGCGCGGAATTCGAGGTCCTCGCCGAGTTCTGGCATTACTTCAGCGAGAACCGCGGCGCGGTGATCGGCCTGTTCGTCGTCATCGCCCTCGTGCTGATGGCGGTCTTCGCGCCGCTGATCGCCCCCTTCAATCCGGACGAGCAGTTCCGCGACGCCTTCCTCAAGCCGCCGTTCTTTCAGGAAGGCTCCGACCCGCGGTTCATCCTCGGCACCGACGCCGTCGGCCGCGACCTTCTCTCGCGCCTGATCTACGGCGCCCGGTTCTCGCTGTTCATCGGCACCTTCGTCGTCGCCCTGGCGCTGTCGGTCGGCATCGTGCTCGGCCTCGTCGCCGGCTTCATGCGCGGCGCGGTGGAGACGGTCATCATGCGCGTGATGGACGTCATCCTCGCCTTCCCGAGCCTGCTTCTCGCCCTGGTGCTGGTGGCGATCCTCGGGCCGGGCCTGACCAACGCGATGATCGCGATCGCCGTCGTCCTGCAGCCGCACTTCGTCCGGCTGACCCGGGCCGCGGTCCTGAGCGAGCGCAACCGCGACTACGTCACCGCGACGCGCGTCGCCGGCGCCGGTCGCATGCGGCTGATGTTCCGCACCATCCTGCCGAACTGCACCGCGCCGCTGATCGTGCAGGCGACGCTGTCCTTCTCGAACGCCATCCTCGACGCCGCCGCCCTGGGCTTCCTCGGCATGGGCGCCCAGCCGCCGACGCCGGAATGGGGCACCATGCTCGCCGAGGCACGCGAGTTCATCCTGCGCGCCTGGTGGGTCGTCACGTTCCCCGGCCTGATGATCCTGATCACCGTGCTCGCCATCAACCTGATGGGCGACGGCCTGCGCGACGCGCTCGACCCCAAGCTGAAGCGGAGCTGACCGAGATGCCTCTGCTCGACATCCGCAACCTCACCGTGGAATTCAAGACCGCGGTCGGCACCTTCCGCGCCGTGGATTCCGTCGACATCACCGTCGACACCGGCGAGGTGCTGTCGATCGTCGGCGAATCCGGCTCCGGCAAGTCCGTGGCCATGCTCGCCGTCATGGGGCTGCTGCCGTGGACGGCGACCGTCACCGCCGACCGGATGGGCTTCGGCGACCACGATCTGCTGACGATCTCGCCGGCCCGGCGCCGCTCGATCGTCGGCAAGGACATCGCCATGATCTTCCAGGAGCCGATGACGAGCCTCAACCCGTGCTTCACGGTCGGCTTCCAGATCATGGAAACGCTGAGGGTGCATCTCGGCCTCAACCGGCAGGAGCGCCGCGCCCGCGCCGTGGAGCTCCTCAACGAGGTAGGCATCCCCGAGCCCGAGCGGCGGCTCGCCGCCTTTCCGCACCAGCTCTCCGGCGGCATGTCGCAGCGCGCCATGATCGCGATGGCGCTGGCCTGCCGGCCGAAGCTCCTGATCGCCGACGAGCCGACCACCGCGCTCGACGTCACCATTCAGGCGCAAATCCTCGACCTTCTCATCGGCCTGCAGCGCGACACCGGCATGGCGCTCGTCCTGATCACCCACGACATGGGCGTCGTCGCCGAGACCGCCGAGCGGGTCGTCGTCCAGTATGCCGGCCAACAGGTCGAGCAGCAGGGCGTCGAAGGCCTGTTCGAGGACCCGCACCATCCCTATACGGCCGCGCTGCTCGCCGCCCTGCCCGAACGCGCCACCGGCCGCCATCTGCCGTCGATCCCCGGCGTCGTGCCGGGACAGGGCGACCGGCCGAACGGCTGCCTGTTCAACCCGCGCTGCCGCTTCGCCACCGACCTATGCCGCACGACCGTTCCGCCGCACGCCGACGCGGCGCACGGTGCGGCCCTGTGTCACTATCCGCTCGAACACGGCGTCCCCCTCGGCCACCCGGCGCCGGGCGAGGTGAAGGAGGCGATGGCATGAGCATGGCCGTCCTCGAAGCCCGCGACCTGCAGAAGAACTACACGGTCAGCGGCGGCATGTTCTCCAAGCCTGCCGAGGTCAAGGCCCTGCGCGGCGTCAGCTTCACGCTGGAACCGGGCAAGACCCTCGCCGTTGTCGGGGAATCCGGCTGCGGCAAGTCCACCCTCGCCCGCCTCGTCACCATGATCGAACAGCCGAGCGAAGGGATCCTGAAGATCGACGGCAAGGACGTGGACGAGGCCGGCGGCGCCCGCTCCGCCGAGCTGCGCCGCGCCGTGCAGATCGTCTTCCAGGACCCGTACGGGTCGCTCAACCCGCGCAAGAAGATCGGCGCGACGCTGGAGGAACCGCTCGAGATCAACACCAGCGACAACGCCGCCACCCGCCGGCAGAAGGCGCTCGACATGATCGCCAGGGTGGGCCTCAGGCCCGAGCACTACGGGCGCTACCCGCACATGTTCTCCGGCGGCCAGCGCCAGCGCATCGCCGTCGCCCGGGCGCTGATGCTCAGGCCCCGCATCCTGGTGCTGGACGAACCGGTGTCCGCGCTCGACGTGTCGATCCAGGCGCAGATTCTGAACCTGCTTGCCGAGCTGCAGGAGGAATTCGGCCTCGCCTACCTGTTCATCTCGCACGACCTGTCGGTCGTCCGCCATGTCGCCGACGACATCATGGTCATGTATCTCGGCCGGCCGGTCGAGGTCGGCCCGCGCGACGAGATCTTCGATCATCCGCGCCATCCGTATACGCGGGCGCTGCTGGCGGCGACCCCGGTCGCCGATCCCAAACGCCGCAAGGAGCGCATCACGCTGAAGGGCGAGTTGCCCTCGCCGATCAACCCGCCGCCGGGCTGCTCGTTCAATCCCCGCTGCCCGCTCGCCTTCGATCGCTGCCGCGTCGAACGGCCTCTCCTGGAACCCCGAGGCCGGTCGCAGGTGGCCTGTTTCGCCGTGGAGTCCTGAGGACCACGGGGTTTCCCGCCGATCCGGGAGGTCGGCCGGATCTCGCGGCGAAAGCCGCGCGGACTGAGCGGCACCGTCGGTTTCGGCGGCCTGACGGCGGCCCCGGGCGGCTGATCTCGCGGCGCGTTTCCGGGCGCGGTCCGAATATTGACCTTGCGCCCTATGCCCCGACCCGGTTTCGATAGGAACGGAGAAGACTAAAACGGTTAAACAAAGGGAGAGAGACGTCATGAAAGCAGTGTGGACACTGATGGCGGCAACGGCCGTCACGATCGTCGGCGCCGGCGCGGCGACGGCCGAGAAATGGGATATGCCGATGGCCTACGCGGCCACGAACTTCCATTCCGAGATCGGCGCCGACTTCGCCAAATGCGTGACCGACGGCACCGGTGGCAAGCTCGAGATCGTGACCCATCCGTCCGGCTCGCTGTTCAAGGGCAACGAGATCAAGCGCGCGGTGCAGACCGGCCAGGCGCCGATCGGCGAGCGGCTACTTTCGGCGCATCAGAACGAGAACCCGCTCTACGGCGTCGATTCCATTCCCTTCCTGGTGTCGTCGTTCGACGAGCACGAGAAGCTCTGGAAAATCGCCGAACCGAAGATCACCGAAGCGCTGGCCGAGGACAATCTGCACTACCTGTATTCGGTGCCGTGGCCGCCGCAGGGCCTTTACTTCAACAAGGCGATCGGCTCGGTCGCGGACATGAAGGGAACCAAGTTCCGCTCCTATTCGACCGCGACGGCCCGCATGGCGGCACTGACCGGGATGCTGCCCGTGCAGGTCGAGGCCGCGGAACTGTCGCAGGCGCTCGCGACCGGCGTGGCCGAAGCCTTCATCTCGTCCGGAGCGACCGGCTACGACCGCAAGGTCTGGGAGCATCTCAGCCATTTCTATGAGGTCGATGCGTGGCTGCCGCGCAATGCGGTCTTCGTCAACATGGATGCCTGGAACGGCCTGGACGACGCCACCAGGACGGTCGTGAGCAACTGCGCCGCCAAGGCCCAGACCAACGGCCTCGCGCGCTCCCAGGAATACACCCAGTTCACGGTCGACGGCCTGAAGGAAAATGGCATGACCGTCGAACGCGCCAACCCCGAGCTGGTCAAGGAACTGCAGGCGCTCGGCGAGATCATGACGAACGAATGGCTGGAAACCGCCGGCGATCAGGGCAAGGAGATCGTGGAAACCTACAAGTCCATGTGATCGCGCGGCCGGGACCGGGCACCGTCCGGTTCCGGCGCCTCTTTCCATCAGGGGGGATTTGGCCATGCTGGCGACAGGGCGCATGTTGCGGCGCGTCCTCGACGCACTTTACCTCGCCGGGGGCGTCGTCGCGGCGCTGTTCACGGTCGGCATCCTGGTCCTGATCGTGCTGCAGATGCTGGCGCGGTGGACGGGGCAGGTGTTTCCCGGCGCCACCGACTATGCCGGCTACTGCATGGCCGGGGCGTCCTTCTTCGCCTTCGCCTACGCGCTCAATCACGGCGCCCACATCCGGGTCTCGATCGTGCTGAACGCCCTGGGCAGACACCGCCGATGGCTGGAGATCTGGTGCTTCGCCATCGGAACGGCGGCCTCGACCTATTTCGCCTGGTACGCCGTCCGGGGAACGTACTGGTCCTGGAAGCTTCAGGATATCAGCCAGGGTCTCGACGCCACGCCGATCTGGATACCGCAATTGTCGATGGCGGCCGGCACGGTCTTGCTGGCGCTGTGCTTCTGGGACCATCTCATCCGCCTGCTGGTGACCGGCTCGCACGGGATCAAGACCGATCTCATCGATCAGAGCCACGCGGAATAGGAGCGGACCGATGGAACAACTCGCTCCGATCGCGATCTTCTTGTTCGTCCTGTTCCTGCTTCTGGGGAGCGGTGTCTGGGTCGGGCTCGCACTTCTCGGCGTCGCCTATGTCGGCATGGAGCTCTTCACCACGCGGCCGGCCGGCGACGCGATGATCACGACGATCTGGACGTCGTCGTCGTCCTGGTCGCTGACCGCGCTTCCGCTGTTCATCTGGATGGGCGAGATCCTTTATCGAACACGCCTGTCGGAGGACATGTTCCGCGGCCTGTCGCCCTGGATGGCGCGGCTGCCGGGCGGGCTGGTCCACACCAATATCGTCGGCTGCACGGTGTTCGCCGCCGTCTCGGGGTCGTCGGCGGCGACGCTGACGACGGTCGGCAAGATGTCCGTTCCCGAATTGCGCAGGCGCGACTACCCGGAGCCGATGATCATCGGCACCCTGGCCGGCGCGGCGACGCTCGGCCTGATGATCCCGCCGTCTCTCACGCTGATCGTCTACGGCGTCACGATCAACGAGTCGATCACCAAGCTTTTCATCGCCGGCATCGTTCCCGGCATCGTCCTTGCGGCGATGTTCATGGCCTATGTCGCGATCTATTCGAAGGTCTCGAAGAGCTATCACCCCACGCCCGAGCCGGAGATGACGTTTATCGAGAAGGTGCGGAACTCGCGCTTCCTCATTCCCGTCATCTGCCTGATCCTCGTGGTGATCGGGTCGATGTACCTGGGATTTGCGACCGCCACCGAAGCCGCGGCCTTCGGCGTCCTCGGCTCGCTGGCGCTCGCCGCGGGCCAGGGATCGCTGAACTTCGGCACCTTCGTCGAAAGCCTGATGGGGGCGGTGCGGACATCGGCCATGATCGCCCTGATCCTCGCCGGGGCCGCGTTCCTGTCGCTGTCGATGGGCTTCACCGGCCTGCCGCGGGGCCTGGCAACGCTGATCGACTCGCTCAACCTGACGCGCTTCGAACTGCTGATGGCGCTGCTCGTCTTCTACATCGTGCTCGGCTGTTTCCTGGACGGCATATCGTCGGTGGTGCTGACGATGGCGGTCGTCGAACCGATGATCCGGCAAGCCGGCATCGACATCATCTGGTTCGGCATATTCATCGTCGTGGTCGTCGAGATGGCGCAGATCACCCCGCCGATCGGCTTCAACCTCTTCGTCCTGCAGGGGATGACCGGTCACGAAATGAACTTCATCGCCCGCGCGGCGGTACCGATGTTCCTGATCATGGTGCTGATGGTTTTCGTTCTGATCGCCTTCCCCGACCTGGCGACGTGGCTGCCCGAGAACATGCGCCAGCGTCCGGGAGGCTAGGCTTTGTCGGATACCGGCCTCGCGATGCTCAGGTCGCCGCCCCTGGCCCGCTATCGCTCCGCCTCGCTCGCGATCAGCGGCTCGGCCGCGGCGGTATTGAACCCCAGAGGACTGATGTGACGAGACTGGTATCGCTGCTGGGATACGCCGCCCGGCACGGGCGCATCCTTCTGATCGCCGGCCTCGTCGCCGGCATCGCCCTGCCGGGCACCGCCGTCGTCCTGAAGGCCTGGTTGCCCGAACTGGTCGCGTTCCTGCTGTTCATCGCCGCGCTTCGCATCGGCCCGCGCCAGGCATTGGGGGCAGTCCGCGACCTGTCGGTCACGGCGGGACTCACCGTGCTGTTCCAGTTCGCGATGCCGATCGCGG is a genomic window containing:
- a CDS encoding ABC transporter permease subunit, with product MLRFLINRIGLLIPTFIGVTIVAFLFIRMLPGDPVLLLAGERGITPDRYAELLHSYGFDRPLWEQYLSYLNQLLHGDLGTSIVTKKPVLQEFLTLFPATVELALCAMFLATLIGLPAGIVAAVKRGSAFDHSVMSTALVGYSMPIFWWALLLIIVFSGWLGWTPVSGRISLIYFFEPVTGFMLIDSLLSGQKGAFASAVSHLILPSIALGTIPLAVIARQTRSAMLEVLSEDYVRTARAKGLAPARVIGVHALRNALIPVVTVIGLQTSLLFAGAILTETIFSWPGVGKWMVDSISRRDYPSVQGGLLMIAAIVMIVNLMVDLLYGLINPRIRYER
- a CDS encoding ABC transporter permease subunit, which encodes MSDITRNGRRAEFEVLAEFWHYFSENRGAVIGLFVVIALVLMAVFAPLIAPFNPDEQFRDAFLKPPFFQEGSDPRFILGTDAVGRDLLSRLIYGARFSLFIGTFVVALALSVGIVLGLVAGFMRGAVETVIMRVMDVILAFPSLLLALVLVAILGPGLTNAMIAIAVVLQPHFVRLTRAAVLSERNRDYVTATRVAGAGRMRLMFRTILPNCTAPLIVQATLSFSNAILDAAALGFLGMGAQPPTPEWGTMLAEAREFILRAWWVVTFPGLMILITVLAINLMGDGLRDALDPKLKRS
- a CDS encoding ABC transporter ATP-binding protein gives rise to the protein MPLLDIRNLTVEFKTAVGTFRAVDSVDITVDTGEVLSIVGESGSGKSVAMLAVMGLLPWTATVTADRMGFGDHDLLTISPARRRSIVGKDIAMIFQEPMTSLNPCFTVGFQIMETLRVHLGLNRQERRARAVELLNEVGIPEPERRLAAFPHQLSGGMSQRAMIAMALACRPKLLIADEPTTALDVTIQAQILDLLIGLQRDTGMALVLITHDMGVVAETAERVVVQYAGQQVEQQGVEGLFEDPHHPYTAALLAALPERATGRHLPSIPGVVPGQGDRPNGCLFNPRCRFATDLCRTTVPPHADAAHGAALCHYPLEHGVPLGHPAPGEVKEAMA
- a CDS encoding peptide ABC transporter ATP-binding protein, which encodes MSMAVLEARDLQKNYTVSGGMFSKPAEVKALRGVSFTLEPGKTLAVVGESGCGKSTLARLVTMIEQPSEGILKIDGKDVDEAGGARSAELRRAVQIVFQDPYGSLNPRKKIGATLEEPLEINTSDNAATRRQKALDMIARVGLRPEHYGRYPHMFSGGQRQRIAVARALMLRPRILVLDEPVSALDVSIQAQILNLLAELQEEFGLAYLFISHDLSVVRHVADDIMVMYLGRPVEVGPRDEIFDHPRHPYTRALLAATPVADPKRRKERITLKGELPSPINPPPGCSFNPRCPLAFDRCRVERPLLEPRGRSQVACFAVES
- a CDS encoding TRAP transporter substrate-binding protein — encoded protein: MKAVWTLMAATAVTIVGAGAATAEKWDMPMAYAATNFHSEIGADFAKCVTDGTGGKLEIVTHPSGSLFKGNEIKRAVQTGQAPIGERLLSAHQNENPLYGVDSIPFLVSSFDEHEKLWKIAEPKITEALAEDNLHYLYSVPWPPQGLYFNKAIGSVADMKGTKFRSYSTATARMAALTGMLPVQVEAAELSQALATGVAEAFISSGATGYDRKVWEHLSHFYEVDAWLPRNAVFVNMDAWNGLDDATRTVVSNCAAKAQTNGLARSQEYTQFTVDGLKENGMTVERANPELVKELQALGEIMTNEWLETAGDQGKEIVETYKSM
- a CDS encoding TRAP transporter small permease encodes the protein MLATGRMLRRVLDALYLAGGVVAALFTVGILVLIVLQMLARWTGQVFPGATDYAGYCMAGASFFAFAYALNHGAHIRVSIVLNALGRHRRWLEIWCFAIGTAASTYFAWYAVRGTYWSWKLQDISQGLDATPIWIPQLSMAAGTVLLALCFWDHLIRLLVTGSHGIKTDLIDQSHAE
- a CDS encoding TRAP transporter large permease; translation: MEQLAPIAIFLFVLFLLLGSGVWVGLALLGVAYVGMELFTTRPAGDAMITTIWTSSSSWSLTALPLFIWMGEILYRTRLSEDMFRGLSPWMARLPGGLVHTNIVGCTVFAAVSGSSAATLTTVGKMSVPELRRRDYPEPMIIGTLAGAATLGLMIPPSLTLIVYGVTINESITKLFIAGIVPGIVLAAMFMAYVAIYSKVSKSYHPTPEPEMTFIEKVRNSRFLIPVICLILVVIGSMYLGFATATEAAAFGVLGSLALAAGQGSLNFGTFVESLMGAVRTSAMIALILAGAAFLSLSMGFTGLPRGLATLIDSLNLTRFELLMALLVFYIVLGCFLDGISSVVLTMAVVEPMIRQAGIDIIWFGIFIVVVVEMAQITPPIGFNLFVLQGMTGHEMNFIARAAVPMFLIMVLMVFVLIAFPDLATWLPENMRQRPGG